The DNA segment aaatatagatCGTTAAAAAATGTTCGCTTTTTTTGGAAAACTGTATGTttacttttttaattttatcaaatttcaattttcctcttatatgtatatatttttatttttggcacTTTTAGTTCTTTTAAATAGACAATAGATATTACACATCATCACTTTATCTGTTCCATGTTTGCACCAAATGAGAAAAAATGATTAAGATTGCAAAAAAAACAATGATATCATACCAAAAGCCCGTTTGGTTGAAAAAACTagatgatttttatttattatattaaaaaacacttttcttaaaattttttttgtttagttacaaaaatcattttaaaaaagcacttcaactagtgttttttttttcaaaaactaaaTTTATAGTTTTTTGGACTTTcgcttatattttaaatttaaataaaagtaatttttcaacatttattcaAACGCCATAatcgtttttttaaaataaaaccgctcatatttaaatatttttttaaagttacAAGTTTATGCATCCAAACTGAATCTAAAAGTGAACAATATAAaatatcaaaactcaataacATAAgcatataaaacaaaaaaaatttcccgTACAAGTGATAAAACTAATTTTAACGGAATTGACTACTATCCGATTTGGAAtggatttttgttttcattggtTTTGCCAAtgtttatattttttcaaaCTTATTTTAGACGGTTCAAGCAGTAACTCAGCTGAAAAAAGATATTAGTCCAAATGATGTTTTAGCTTTAAAAATTCGAGTTTTTAtatcgttgcttcatatgcGAAGATCATCAAATGCAATGGCTCATTGTCTTGCTCGACATGCACTCTCATCGTCTTTAAACTTTGAATGATTTAATGGTGTTTTACCTTGTTGGTTGTCTAATATTATTGTAACTGATTTGAGTTCTGCTGAATGAATGGTTTGttatcttaaaaaaataaaataaaataaaataaccacAACACTCTTGATAGTACAAAGCAGAACATCTCGGTTCATATATTTGGCTCTCCAACAAGGAAAACATAGTAATAGTCTCCAGCGGAGGAGGAACTTGAATCGAGCTCTCCAACACTTGATCAAACGACTTTTACTTAGTGCTCTAAATTGTGTTAAAGTTTACTCAGACAAGCCATGTTTatacaaattattaaaaattaaacacactaaacaatgaacaaaataaaataaataattgataaaatacatgattcatttatttttaattaaaaaatcatcaaaatattgttttaATTATTCATCATGCTCAGATACAatttattttctcttttttctttctttaatAGATGAATTGATGTTTTATCATTTATTAatagtattttatttatacGTGTTGTTTCGtgcatttaatttttaataatttgcgTAAACAAAATTTGTTTGAGCAAAATGTAACACGATTTAGAACACCAATCACAAACGAGAGTTATTTAAATAAGGTACGTAACTTATACGCTGCTCGGTTCATACTTCCATTATTGATTTATAATGAATGAAGGCCAAACCAAATACAAACTGCTTCTTAAATAAACTAGAAAGTAGGCAGAAAAGTTAGACCATCAACAATCACCTAATAAATAAGGATAATTCTACGTGTACACATTCTTACACGTTGTGTTACACATGAgacttaaaattacatgattatcttacatgcatttttgaaagattttttccaaataaagtgCAAGGATAATTATGTAATTTTAAATCTCATGTGTAATCCAACGTGTAAGATTCTGTGTACACGTAGTATTACCCAataaataaatccaaaagaaaaaggtTTGAACAGAGACTGGGATTCATCTAGAACATCGGAAACACCTTCAATGCTTCCACACCCAGGACGACTATTGGGCACCGTGATGCCACGTGGCGTGCGTAGGCTCCGCCACGTATTCACCAAGCATCTTCCCTTTGCTGCCATTGCATGCACAAGGAGACAGTTTGCGAGTCATTAAATTCGCCAAAAACTATGCACTTTCCCTATATTTAGTCTCTTCTTGGAGGCTTTTGAATTCTTGCCAACCCTAATCTCATCGacccccccaaagttctttccTTCAATTCTGAAGCCTGCCCATTTCGATTCACAGGAAAgttactgtttttttttttctgggcTTTGGAACAGATCGTAGCGATGGCCAGCCAATCAAGCGCGCCTCAGTCGATCCATGATTTCACCGTCAAGGTACTTGCTTCTTGGTTTTCAGCTCTCTGGAGTTTTTCAATGCCCAAAAAACATATCTTTTTGATATTTGCAGACtggtggtttttttttttattgattgaaAGTTGATGGTTTCAGGATGGTAAAGGGGATGATGTTAATTTGGGTATTTACAAGGGAAAGGTGCTGCTCATTGTTAATGTTGCTTCACAATggtattttttttactttggtTTCTCTATGCAACTTATTTGCCTTTAAAAACTTCACAATTATGCGTAGAACTTCACATCTATCATTTAATTAGCCTTGTAAAAATTAAGATATTAAATGTTAGCTTTACAGCGAAATTCTAAGCTCTAATTGCAGCTTATTTTTTCTTACCGTAATTATGCTGACTACATTTGGATGATGCAtcatttttaatgaaaaaagtCAACCATGTCAATTGTCACCTAAAAAAAATGAACGGCAAATAATTATACTATGAGTTGGTgtagattttgattttgattttgatgtagTGGCCTAACCAATACAAACTACACCGAGTTGACGAAGGTTTATGACAAATACAAGGATCAAGGtttgttttggttttatttgCACGATCTTTGATATTAGTCTGCTggatatttatttttgtagttTTATTTCTATGGAACACATCAAAATCGGTTTTCTTAATTTGCTCATGGAGAATCTTGCAGTCTTCAGAGGCGTTCATCGGTTTTTATTGATCATCAAGAAATTGTAAACATAATTCTCAGGTTTGGAGATACTGGCATTTCCCTGCAATCAGTTTGGCTCGCAGGAGCCTGGCACCAATGAACAAATTCAGGAGTTTGCTTGTACTCGCTTCAAGGCCGAGTATCCCATTTTCGACAAGGTATAATATAGAAACATGAGATCGCCTCACTGCGAtaaagatttttccagaaaCCTCGAATTTAATCATGTTATGTTATTGACTTCAGATCGAGGTAAATGGCTCCAATGCTGCTCCCATATACAAGTACATGAAGTCTGTCAAAGGTGGCCTTTTTGGAGACGGTATCAAATGGAATTTCTCCAAATTCCTTATCGACAAGGAGGGTCGTGTTGTCGATCGTTACGCTCCCACCACATCTCCTTCAAGCATAGAGGTAACTACGGTCGCGCTTCTAGCCTGGTAGTTTGAACTATATAAAAACGTTATTTTATCTCAATTCGACTGCTGAAAAAATAATCGGTTTCACGTTCAATTTTGCAGAAGGATATAAAGAAGCTCTTGGAGAAGGCTTGAGCACGACCAGTTTCCATTTGTCACTCAATAGTGCGCTGTTAATTACTCATTGCATGTGTGCGAATAAGCATAAGCATATTGCTTGTGTTGAAGGAGAATTGTATTGTATCGATTTGAATTTAGCGTCTCATATATACACCATTGATCCCCTTTTCCTTTTACTTTTTAGCCCTCAAAAGATCTTTTGACGAGGATTAAGAATAGGGTACCAATATCAGTTTACCAGCATAGTTTGGTTTCCTTTCTTGATACAGCGAATTTTGCATATCTAAAAACCATTGTTCTAAAAAAAGCATCGAGTAATGAAAAGTTTtttcacacaaaaaaaaaaaaaagaaaaaagaaaaagaagcagCATTGTTCTTAGAAAATGGGAGTAAACCTGGATTAAACGAGATTAAAAatgtaaaacatgataaaaacaCTACTATGCGGGTAAAAGCGGGGAGAAATATCAACTTTTAATTTATCACATCATTAAACGTTTTTAATTGCGATTAAGAAgatcaattttaaatttatcacaACGTTAAAGGTGTTTAATCGCGATTGAacctgatttttttttcttttcaaaaaagtaaattaattaataattttttaaaaaatgtcaattaaaaactttttttaaaaaaacaattttcttcACTGAAGATGAGATTGAATTAGTATCTGAAAAAGAATTGGACAATATTTAGAAATTTAGACGTAACTAAAGACACtacaaaaattataatatttagatTTGTTTGCTTTTATACATTTGAGAAATTTGTATAttacttttaaatttattttatgtgtgTTATTTAGTCTATGTAATGGTAGgccataattaaaattttaataaaaattaaaaattaaaaacaaattttcACATTTTAACTCAcattaaactcattcaaacttATAAAACCTGAAACTTGATCTCGATAGATCAAAGTTTTGTCACTCTTGGCGACTTTTAGAAGATTGTTAAAAAGCATTGAAAACATATCCGAGAAAACAAAAGCTAAAATACATCGACAAATAGTTCTGGACTTGAGTTTTTTTCTTACAACAGGAATAGACAACGATACTCTTAACATAAATATCAGTTAAATACCTTCTTTTACttcccaacaacaataaaatccTCTAGCATTGCAGCTCCTCAAGAACCTAGAAAGAAAACTTTCGTTACAACATATGTTAGGACAAACTCACCATCAAATTCCAGAAATTGTTTGCACGGTGAGTCAGAGTCGGCAGATTCCAGATGTCGTTCATTTGCAACAAACACATATATACAAAAAATGCCAAGTGCTGATTGTAGCAAATATCGTCATCCGTCCATCAGGTCGAAATCAAGCTGAGAATTTTTTACGTCCAAACGTGATCCCTGTGGCCAAAGACTCGCGCCAGAATTAGGATGACTTGGAGCAGCGGTATCTGATGTTAATGACTTCTCAGCAGACTCTTCTAGCAGATAATTTTCATCTTTTGTCTCTGACTCAGCTTTGTTCTTTGCTTTAGTGCTACCATATACAAAACTGCATGCCACCACCTgcataaattttttcaaaatagcAATATAAAGTCATATAAAGGGTGCAAAGGAATTCAACCGGTGAACACACAAATCCAGTAAAATCAAATGAATACCTGCACTGGATTTGCTGCAATGAGTCTACCGCCTATGGCTCCACCAATCATACGCCCATCAGGGTTGCAAATGGAAATGCTTAGTCCACCGGTTCTATTGCGAGGACCGCCACTTTCAGCGAGTAAGTATGAACCAGACAAGCATAGTATTTGGAACCGGCCCTAAGAGAAATAACAAGCcattttgtttatattttagAACAGGCAATGACTTAATGTGATGCATTACAATACCATTAGATATTATATCCTTACAGATTGCCTATTTAGTAGCATGAATCCATATTGCAAAAAGTTCATCACTTTCAACATGATAAAATCCCTCAAACACTTGGGAAACCAAACCCCAAATTACATGATAGATTTGCTGCTAAATGGTGTGGCTATGAATGGAGTTTGGTTAAATTCATTTGAGTAGTCTGGCCCTTTATGTAGAGCATTGTATCAGGTCGAAAATCAGCACagtccatttaaaaaaaaatcaacatcataattttcaaatccaagaatacTACAGGGTACATTGAGGGAGTAACAAATAACTTGAGGAGATAATAAATACCGATTGAAGACAAAAGGAACACTTTTATCGGacatgtttccattaagaattACTCGGTCTATTTTAAAATACGATACCACCCTGCTGATCAGGGTTACACAAGAGAGTTTTGGTTCTTCCAAAACATCCACACCTCCAAAGATTAAGGATTTGCTGGGCAGTGGGCACCAAATCGTTTAACACAATTCAACAAACAAATATTGATGTTATGCTAGGTAAGGCCAAACATCACACTCTGAAATCTCCACGAAGAAATTAGCTCTTTACTATTTAATACAAAACGTATTAACCAAGAAAATAATGATCACCTTCATAAGGGGCAAATAGATGCAAAATTAGTGACCCCACGACCGCAACAATATAAATAACATTGATCACACATAACTAGCTCGGACATTAAGATGTGATGACAGGTCGTGAAAACACATGATAACTTGTAACAGAAGGTATCTAGTggcaaaaaatttattatattaacaGAACTGATGAAAGAAATGAGTTTCCAAAGCTTTCAAAATACAGCAGCACATGAAAGATGAAGGATCAAGATGGTTTTAACCTCATAAGTGACAGTGCCAGCAGAAGTACTAGGCTGGCGTAATGTTACTGAAGAAACTGATCCATTAGCAGACAAGATGCATAAAGCTCTTGGTCTCTGTTGtgcaaatgccaatattttTGCGGCGACATCCTGCAGGGAGAGGAATAAATTATCTTGCTGCAAGTCTACTAAAACAAATGTACTCTTGCGTGTTAAAAGTGTAATAGTAACATGTCCGTATCAAGTATGTGCTTACAGAACCAGAATTGATAAGATAATTGAAACTTAAGAAATAACTTACCTCTCCAACTCCAACATGTATAACATGCGGTGTAAAAGCTAGCCCAACTGTGCTGTTCATCCATTCACCtggtcaaaatttttatttaagataaATGTTCTCACAGCcacaaaaagaagaaaaaagacCAATATTTCCCAATTTCATGTCTAAATAAATAAGAATTTAcagttgtttttcttttcatggTGGTTGGGAGTGGAGGAGAGAATTTGAATAACttagaaatcagaaacattaagGGCGTGACAAATCAAGCAGTGAAATTTACACACAGGACACCACAATTGTGACATCAATATAACAAGTGAGGAACTCCAAACTCTTATAGGAATATCAGgacaaaaataaagaaaaagctTACTTTTTATGCGTTAAGTAGCTGACACTGATTAAAGTTGCAAATGCAGATTGTGGAAACTTCATAAAGCACTAAACGGGTTAAGGTCCATTCTATTCCTCAAGGACTCCTTTTACAGCAACAAATTAGCATTCAAATCAAGGTCAAGGGTTCAGATCCAGTAACAAACTAATCTTTGCTCTCTGAGGTCACCTCTTCTTACCTTTCCTGAGGAAAGGTTCAATGACGGTgatttttcttttaaatattACTATTAGATAACCATAATACTGAATTTTTGGCCATAGAAGGGCACACTAATATATGTCACACTATCAACTCTTCTTGCGCTAAAAAGCTAATGCACTGCATCCAGCAATCATCAGAGATTTAGATATATAAAATTGtaatcaactacaattaaaaaaaataccaaGAGGAGCAAGCTGCTGCTTCCATCCACTGCCAGGTGGTCGCCCTCTCCGTCTTTTTTCAGAAGGGCTTATCTCGTCGAATCGAGGTGTGGGAGCTGACAAAGGTGACAATCCTAAAGACATATTAGACTTATCTGGAGCATATTTCCTAGGCCTACCCCTCTTCTTCTTCACAGTTTCACCACTTGGCGGCGCAACAGGCACCATAGACATAGTGATGCCATGAGTAAAATTGGGTGATGAGTTCTCAACATGGAAAGCAGAACCACTTACAGCACTACCATTAACACCTATATTTGGATGCATCGCGATGTTGGGATTCGAAAGATTTTTGAAAACAGGTGTGGGGTGTATTTCACGAGCCTGTGCCATGGCTGAGCCACCACCAGCACCATGTCCATTTGGTCCAGAACCGGAACCATCAGATCCACCGACTCCACCTCTATTAAAGTAATATGAAGCTGGGCCTTGATATGCAATTCCTTCTCTTCCATCCATGCATTTACTTGGTAAAAAAATCACAGTAAAGATTCAATTTTTTCCCAAAATAGTTCACCTCAAAACAGCTCCTTCGCCCTTTATACCATGTATTCGAAAAATCTGAAACTCACTCACCAAATCCGAAAAAATCCCTGAAAAAACAAACCGAAAAAGAGACAAACAGAAAGCACAGCATGAATTAGAAAGCCACATCAGGAAAACCGGAATTTCAACAAGGGTTTAACATGGGTTTTTCATCAATTGCATACAGGAGTTAAGTAAAACAAGAAACTAGAGATTTCAGGTCTCATCCTGACAAAGAAACTAAAATGAAAACAGAGGAACTAAAAAAGGTCGAATCTTGAGGTGAAACGGAATGCCAAGAACCCACATCAAACCTTACTCTGTAAATGTCGAAAATTCACAGCCGTCTAGTCCTCAAATTTGCACTCAGATTCAACAGGCCTCCAACCACACTCGATGTCGTGGCGAGGAAAAAATGGAGAAAGTGAGACGAAAACCTAGATTTGGAGCGTAGGAGAGTGCGGGGAAGGGTGAGTTTGGCGAAAGGGGCTGTAAGATAACGACAAAAGTTAGATGAAATGGTAAATTTTGTTGAGCTTTTGAATTAAAGTGAGGTGACGActaaatgatgatgatgatacaaTTTAGTATTTATGGTGTAATTAATTAAGTACCCtgtaattataattaaaattaatttcagataggataattaattttttttaattttatgttttcaaTTTTCATTCCTTTCAACTTTGATTCAATGCTTGATTTGCctaaataataagaaaaatactaaaCATAATAACCGATCAATGTGGAGCTATTAAGTAAGATTAAATTAAAATCGAAATGTATTATGATTTAATCAAATAATTACATCAAGGAACTTGAAacttaaaaattgaaaaattttaaCTTCAAATTCAACTTGAAATAAAGTGTGTATTCGAgctcatatttttttttctatttattaattatgaagCTTAACTTTATGCATTTGTTTTTTAATCTCAAAGTAGTTATTAAAATATCATGTCaatgaatattatattatatttaaaatatacaaaTAGCTTTTGAATTGTCAATTAATAATTTacactaaattttattttaaaaaatttactaCAATACTTTCTCTCTGTGattcaaatctcaaatcaaaaATCAAGTCGACAGAAATTTTAGGGAACTGAGATGAAGTTGGGCCGATTGTCTTGTCCGAAGCCCACTAtgattattaaattatataatatatattgaatttttttttgatttgattgtaacaAGCAACAACCCACTTCTAATTTAATACATGGACTTGTGTGAATCCAGAAATTTATCCAACATCGTAGAAAAATAGCGGTGGCagggaattttttttatataacaaatatatgtaatatatatcattgataaaaaaaatataatatatacatcAATATATAAAGTCACTGTATATAAATCATATCTGCATTAAAATATAATGTATATGTAATCATcatatgttttttttgtttagttATATATTGAGATTTTCTTACAACTGCTTTTGTTGACAtttgagataaaaaaaaatgcattaaATAATATCGGACATGATTTAAGAGCACAAATTGGTTAGAttagtttatattttaattaatcaataacaataataattaaattaactatGGTGTCAAATATAATGCTTGAACATAAAATGAATGACAACTGAATGAGCAGAATAAATATCCTTTTAAGTGTAAATTTTTGATAACATGGGGCAGTGGTAGCGGTGTAAACGAGCCGATATACTCGTGAGCAACTCGCGAGTAGCTCGgtcaaagctcgactcgagctcgatttgaccgagttcgagtcgagctttgaaactatgtgatcgagtagctcgcgagctactcgataagccccatatatatatatattaaaaaataatataaatatgaatataatatatataatattatattatatttatatattaatttatttataatatttatatatttatttataatatttaatttaatttatttaatttattatatttatatattttataatatatataatataatataatatttatttatttatttatttatttattttaatttatatatatatatataatataaaaactgGAGTACTCGAACTACaaccgagctcgagctcgagctcataTTTTTttactcgatcgagctcgagctcgagctcaagTAATGTGCTACTCGAGTACGAGCAGCTCGGCTCGATAACACCTCTAAGTGGATACcaaataacacaacataaaatttggcaaaaacaaaataaaatgcaaaTGATGTCGGTGGATAATGGGGGAAATTAGCAAAATCAAAAGCATTTAAGCGCAACACGCTCGGAATGGATCTGCATTAATAGCACAAAGACACTCTCCCAAGTACACAACACATTTGTGGGTATCTATCTGTATCTATTATATATGCCGTGTATATGTCTATCTGTATGTTTTTTCTGTTTACCTGTCTATACATATACCCCTAGATCGTTTACACTTGCTGATCTTTCGTTTCAGGCTCTACTCGAACAAACGCGATGCAATTTTCTTCTGTAAACTAAGATACATACACGCTGATAACATCAGTTGTTGGCTTTGTGCTCTGACCAAAGCTAGCTTGGCCAAGAAACCGTTTTTAAGGTTCCCTTTTTCTCGATACTCTTGGTCTTGGTTTGAGTTTCTTGAAATCGTGCATTCTGGAAATgggttttgatttgtttttttctttttgatttaCTTGAGATGGGCTCTTTCTGAAATTTTTCAGTTTGCTCTGTACTTTTGGGGGATGGTGGGTTTGGTTGGATTTTTTTTCTTGGGTTCGTGGAATTGACTTTGAATGACCGAGTATGTTTAATGTGCGTTAGGTGAATTGTTGACTTGATATAGCTGAAAAAGGAAGTATTTTTGAGCGGTACTGGTGACAGCTGCAAGCTTTTGGATTCAAAAATGTTGATTTGGTCTCCGTGAGTTTTCCCAGATTTGATTCTTTCCTTAAAGTAATTTTCTTGATCCTTACATTGTGTGCTTTATGTTGACTTGTA comes from the Henckelia pumila isolate YLH828 chromosome 1, ASM3356847v2, whole genome shotgun sequence genome and includes:
- the LOC140875150 gene encoding AT-hook motif nuclear-localized protein 5-like, with product MDGREGIAYQGPASYYFNRGGVGGSDGSGSGPNGHGAGGGSAMAQAREIHPTPVFKNLSNPNIAMHPNIGVNGSAVSGSAFHVENSSPNFTHGITMSMVPVAPPSGETVKKKRGRPRKYAPDKSNMSLGLSPLSAPTPRFDEISPSEKRRRGRPPGSGWKQQLAPLGEWMNSTVGLAFTPHVIHVGVGEDVAAKILAFAQQRPRALCILSANGSVSSVTLRQPSTSAGTVTYEGRFQILCLSGSYLLAESGGPRNRTGGLSISICNPDGRMIGGAIGGRLIAANPVQVVACSFVYGSTKAKNKAESETKDENYLLEESAEKSLTSDTAAPSHPNSGASLWPQGSRLDVKNSQLDFDLMDG
- the LOC140875152 gene encoding probable phospholipid hydroperoxide glutathione peroxidase isoform X2; its protein translation is MISPSRMVKGMMLIWVFTRERCCSLLMLLHNGLEILAFPCNQFGSQEPGTNEQIQEFACTRFKAEYPIFDKIEVNGSNAAPIYKYMKSVKGGLFGDGIKWNFSKFLIDKEGRVVDRYAPTTSPSSIEKDIKKLLEKA
- the LOC140875152 gene encoding probable phospholipid hydroperoxide glutathione peroxidase isoform X1, which produces MASQSSAPQSIHDFTVKDGKGDDVNLGIYKGKVLLIVNVASQCGLTNTNYTELTKVYDKYKDQGLEILAFPCNQFGSQEPGTNEQIQEFACTRFKAEYPIFDKIEVNGSNAAPIYKYMKSVKGGLFGDGIKWNFSKFLIDKEGRVVDRYAPTTSPSSIEKDIKKLLEKA